The Streptomyces camelliae genome window below encodes:
- a CDS encoding FMN-binding protein: MKRAIPVLVLTALGLVPVWRYHPSTGAVDTAQPASTPTSPPSSSASSSSSSASKVVQGTAVSTSKGVFQVEVTFRGDRIASVRMLQAPHHPQTRWAVPELIAETLKAQSARIDAVSGATITSQGYKESLQAALDAKGA, from the coding sequence GTGAAGCGAGCCATCCCCGTCCTCGTCCTGACCGCCCTGGGCCTGGTCCCCGTGTGGCGGTACCACCCGTCGACCGGAGCCGTCGACACCGCACAGCCCGCGTCGACGCCGACTTCCCCACCCTCTTCTTCGGCCTCGTCATCGTCCTCGTCGGCGTCGAAAGTCGTCCAGGGCACCGCGGTGAGCACCTCGAAGGGTGTCTTCCAGGTGGAGGTGACCTTCCGGGGCGACCGGATCGCCTCCGTGCGGATGCTCCAGGCGCCCCACCATCCGCAGACCCGGTGGGCCGTACCGGAATTGATCGCGGAGACGCTCAAGGCGCAGAGCGCCCGCATCGACGCGGTGTCCGGGGCCACGATCACGAGCCAGGGATACAAGGAGTCCCTCCAGGCCGCGCTCGACGCCAAGGGAGCGTGA
- a CDS encoding sensor histidine kinase has protein sequence MIGRLRRTYGRLRLGTRLALGLGALSLVVFAVVGTALTTYMRDYLSDQLDAQLGLAQVAQSKSIAQQGTLQGKKYYRWYYAVYDVSNGTPVLRKPEEASDLPGDVAGLTALAKAQIVTGTEVLRTEHLAGEGEYRLRACEVEPGVVLVSGAPMDDIDNTVRRLVTVQVIAFGLALLALVVFGRRTLRRGLTPLSDMAHTAHGIASHDLTDPAARLPLRADRKGGGPEVEELRTAFNTMLEHIDASLAVRAEAEQRLRRFVADASHELRTPLMSVRGYADLFQYAAANEPAERDRHLARLRAEAARMGVLLDDLLLLARLDAAEVETPLRCADTDLTELVREAADAFRAGHPGHPLTVGTGTGPLRLCLDPVRIRQVLDNLLTNAAVHTPPGTKVSVTVSAEASGACVRIADAGPGVPDADRERIFDRFYRVDKARSRDRGGSGLGLSVAKALVEAHGGTLGLGREFGMTIFTVRLPA, from the coding sequence GTGATCGGCCGGCTGCGCCGGACGTACGGCAGGCTCCGGCTCGGAACCCGGCTGGCGCTGGGCCTCGGCGCGCTGTCCCTGGTGGTGTTCGCGGTGGTCGGCACGGCCCTGACCACGTACATGCGGGACTACCTGTCGGACCAGCTCGACGCCCAGTTGGGGCTCGCCCAGGTCGCCCAGTCCAAGAGCATCGCGCAACAGGGCACACTCCAGGGCAAGAAGTACTACCGCTGGTACTACGCCGTCTACGACGTGTCGAACGGCACCCCTGTGCTCCGCAAGCCCGAGGAGGCCTCCGACCTGCCTGGGGACGTCGCCGGCCTCACCGCCCTGGCGAAGGCGCAGATCGTCACGGGCACCGAGGTACTGCGCACCGAACACCTCGCGGGCGAGGGCGAGTACCGGCTGCGTGCCTGCGAGGTCGAGCCCGGTGTGGTCCTGGTCAGCGGCGCGCCCATGGACGACATCGACAACACGGTACGGCGGCTGGTCACGGTCCAGGTGATCGCGTTCGGGCTCGCGCTGCTGGCGCTCGTGGTGTTCGGCCGCAGGACGCTCAGGCGCGGTCTCACACCGCTCAGCGACATGGCGCACACCGCCCACGGGATCGCCTCGCACGATCTGACCGACCCGGCGGCCCGGCTGCCGCTGCGCGCCGACCGCAAGGGCGGCGGCCCGGAGGTGGAGGAGCTGCGCACGGCCTTCAACACGATGCTGGAGCACATCGACGCCTCCCTCGCGGTGCGCGCGGAGGCCGAGCAGCGGCTGCGCCGGTTCGTCGCGGACGCCTCGCACGAGCTGCGCACCCCGCTGATGTCGGTGCGCGGCTACGCCGACCTGTTCCAGTACGCGGCCGCCAACGAGCCCGCCGAACGCGACCGTCATCTGGCCCGCCTGCGCGCCGAGGCCGCCCGCATGGGCGTCCTCCTGGACGACCTGCTGCTGCTCGCCCGGCTGGACGCGGCCGAGGTCGAGACCCCGCTGCGGTGCGCGGACACCGACCTGACGGAACTGGTCCGCGAGGCCGCGGACGCCTTCCGCGCGGGCCACCCCGGCCACCCCCTGACCGTCGGCACCGGCACCGGCCCGCTGCGGCTGTGCCTGGACCCGGTACGGATCCGCCAGGTCCTGGACAACCTGCTGACCAACGCGGCCGTCCATACCCCGCCCGGGACGAAGGTGTCGGTGACGGTCTCGGCCGAGGCGAGCGGGGCGTGCGTACGGATCGCCGACGCGGGCCCCGGCGTCCCCGACGCCGACCGGGAACGGATCTTCGACCGCTTCTACCGCGTCGACAAGGCCCGCAGCAGGGACCGGGGCGGCAGCGGGCTGGGGCTGTCGGTGGCGAAGGCACTGGTGGAGGCGCATGGGGGCACGCTGGGGCTGGGGCGGGAGTTCGGTATGACGATATTTACGGTGCGGCTGCCGGCCTGA
- a CDS encoding ABC transporter ATP-binding protein — MIRIDSVTKRYPDGTVAVDRLSLEIPDRAITVLVGPSGCGKTTTLRMINRMVEPTEGSILLDGTDIRQQPVNTLRRSMGYVIQNAGLFQHRTILDNIATVPRLLGTPKQQARARAAELMARVGLDASLAKRYPYQLSGGQQQRVGVARALAADPPVLLMDEPFSAVDPVVRKGLQDELLRIQDELGKTIVFVTHDIDEAIKLGTMVAVLRTGGRLAQFAPPAELLSAPADAFVEDFLGADRGIRRLSFFPSAGLELETDPIVGIDADAAEFTARACAPYLLVTDEGGRPLGWGEPDRLTAGAVDRAQLLDHGRPFVPGTDSLRAALDGAVLSPTGWAVAVDGEGRAVGVVSQQVIGEAIRAAHGRVAEQTEKAGR, encoded by the coding sequence TTGATACGGATAGATTCAGTCACGAAGCGGTATCCGGACGGCACGGTCGCGGTCGACCGGCTGTCCCTGGAGATACCGGACCGCGCGATCACCGTCCTCGTCGGGCCCTCGGGCTGCGGCAAGACGACCACCCTGCGGATGATCAACCGGATGGTCGAGCCCACCGAGGGCAGCATCCTCCTCGACGGCACCGACATCCGGCAGCAGCCGGTCAACACCCTGCGCCGCTCCATGGGTTACGTCATCCAGAACGCCGGACTCTTCCAGCACCGCACCATCCTCGACAACATCGCCACCGTGCCCCGCCTGCTCGGCACCCCCAAGCAGCAGGCCCGCGCCCGCGCCGCCGAACTGATGGCACGGGTCGGCCTCGACGCCTCGCTCGCCAAGCGGTACCCGTACCAGCTCTCCGGCGGCCAGCAGCAGCGCGTCGGTGTGGCCCGGGCGCTCGCCGCCGATCCGCCGGTGCTGCTGATGGACGAGCCGTTCTCCGCCGTCGACCCCGTGGTACGCAAGGGACTCCAGGACGAACTGCTGCGTATCCAGGACGAGTTGGGCAAGACCATCGTCTTCGTCACGCACGACATCGACGAGGCGATCAAGCTCGGCACGATGGTCGCCGTGCTGCGCACCGGCGGCCGGCTCGCCCAGTTCGCCCCGCCCGCCGAGCTGCTCAGCGCGCCCGCCGACGCCTTCGTGGAGGACTTCCTCGGCGCCGACCGGGGCATCCGTCGGCTGTCCTTCTTCCCGTCCGCCGGGCTGGAGTTGGAGACCGACCCGATCGTCGGCATCGACGCCGACGCGGCCGAGTTCACCGCCCGCGCCTGTGCGCCGTACCTCCTCGTCACCGACGAGGGTGGCAGGCCGCTCGGCTGGGGCGAGCCGGACCGGCTCACCGCCGGGGCCGTCGACCGGGCTCAACTCCTCGACCACGGACGCCCGTTCGTGCCCGGCACCGACTCGCTGCGCGCGGCGCTCGACGGTGCCGTGCTCTCGCCGACCGGCTGGGCCGTCGCGGTGGACGGCGAGGGGCGCGCCGTCGGTGTGGTGTCCCAACAGGTCATCGGGGAGGCGATCCGGGCGGCCCATGGCCGGGTCGCGGAGCAGACCGAGAAGGCCGGGCGATGA
- a CDS encoding FAD:protein FMN transferase encodes MRRVEHVMGFPVSLRVDDEGEFTEAADAVYAWLRAVDARFSPFIPGSEVSRYGRGELADDELSADLTEVLGLCEQYRAATGGAFDVRLPGRGFDPCAVVKGWSVQRAAGLLAAAGARRFCLNAGGDVVVSGGPWRVGIRHPERADQVAAVLEVTDAAVATSGRYERGDHILDGRTGRPATGLLSLTVLAPTLTEADATATAAFALGADGPAWAAARPGCEVFAVDAGRSVLRTPGIPVV; translated from the coding sequence GTGCGGCGCGTCGAGCACGTCATGGGCTTCCCGGTCTCGCTGCGCGTCGACGACGAGGGCGAGTTCACCGAGGCCGCCGACGCCGTCTACGCGTGGCTGCGGGCGGTGGACGCCCGGTTCAGCCCGTTCATCCCCGGCAGCGAGGTGTCCCGGTACGGGCGCGGGGAGCTGGCCGACGACGAGCTGAGCGCGGATCTGACGGAGGTGCTCGGCCTGTGCGAGCAGTACCGGGCCGCGACCGGCGGCGCCTTCGACGTACGGCTGCCCGGCCGGGGGTTCGACCCGTGCGCGGTGGTCAAGGGCTGGTCGGTGCAGCGGGCGGCCGGGCTGCTGGCGGCGGCCGGGGCACGCCGGTTCTGCCTCAACGCCGGCGGTGACGTGGTCGTCTCCGGCGGGCCGTGGCGGGTGGGGATACGGCATCCGGAGCGGGCCGACCAGGTCGCCGCCGTGCTGGAGGTGACGGACGCGGCGGTGGCGACCTCCGGGCGGTACGAGCGCGGCGACCACATCCTCGACGGCCGCACCGGGCGCCCAGCGACCGGCCTGCTCAGCCTCACCGTGCTGGCGCCGACACTGACCGAGGCGGACGCGACCGCCACGGCCGCCTTCGCGCTCGGCGCCGACGGCCCGGCGTGGGCCGCCGCCCGCCCCGGCTGCGAGGTGTTCGCGGTCGACGCCGGCCGGAGCGTCCTGCGCACTCCGGGGATCCCGGTGGTCTGA
- a CDS encoding response regulator transcription factor — protein MWPAGAGTADGAERVAQDGRVEKVRLLVVDDDPPIADLVATVARYEGWEAATAYSGEEALRRAAEFRPDIVVLDLMLPDVDGFGVLDRLRRSGTMVPVVFLTARDGVADRVAGLTRGGDDYLVKPFAVEELMARLRTVLRRSAGPGFRRSVLRVADLTLDEDTREVRRGERLLALTPTEFEVLRYLMRKSPSVLTKAQILDHVWEYGFGGRSNVVELVVSRLRRKLDGPDEEPLLHTVRGFGYVVRQAAR, from the coding sequence ATGTGGCCGGCGGGGGCGGGCACCGCAGACGGGGCCGAACGGGTGGCGCAGGATGGGCGGGTGGAGAAAGTACGCCTGCTGGTCGTGGACGACGACCCGCCGATCGCCGACCTGGTGGCCACGGTCGCCCGGTACGAGGGCTGGGAGGCGGCCACCGCCTACTCGGGCGAGGAGGCGCTGCGCCGGGCCGCCGAGTTCCGGCCGGACATCGTCGTCCTGGACCTGATGCTGCCCGATGTGGACGGCTTCGGTGTCCTGGACCGGCTGCGCCGCTCCGGGACGATGGTGCCGGTGGTCTTCCTGACCGCGCGCGACGGTGTCGCCGACCGGGTCGCGGGCCTGACCCGGGGCGGGGACGACTATCTGGTCAAGCCGTTCGCGGTGGAGGAGCTGATGGCCCGGCTGCGCACGGTGCTGCGCCGCAGCGCGGGTCCCGGCTTCCGGCGATCGGTACTGCGGGTCGCCGACCTGACCCTGGACGAGGACACCCGCGAGGTACGGCGCGGCGAACGGCTGCTGGCTCTGACGCCCACCGAGTTCGAGGTGCTGCGCTATCTGATGCGCAAGTCCCCATCGGTCCTCACCAAGGCGCAGATCCTCGACCATGTCTGGGAGTACGGCTTCGGCGGCCGCTCGAACGTGGTGGAGCTGGTGGTCAGCCGGCTGCGCCGCAAGCTGGACGGGCCGGACGAGGAGCCGCTGCTGCACACCGTGCGCGGTTTCGGGTACGTGGTCCGGCAGGCGGCCAGGTGA
- a CDS encoding ferredoxin reductase family protein, producing the protein MTTLQTRPAPPTAIRPRLVARTGLYTLLAANAAVVAWFFVQAGFASNTLIVLGRLCGLYGALLMAFQLLLVARLPWLDRRIGMDRLTAWHRWTGFGVLWTLLTHVVFITFGYAQASSMDPVNQLVNLAETTEGVLRAVVALSLIVVIGAVSARWARRRLAYETWHFIHLYTYVAVVLAFTHQVAAGTTFTSSPAATAYWYTLWGAALGAVALGRLVLPLWRNLRHQLRVSAVVPEADDVVSVYVTGRDLDRLPARAGQFFLWRFLTKDRWWQANPFSLSAAPDGRTLRLTAKAAGAGSAALRHLKPGTRVFAEGPYGAFTTLHRTRPDAVLIGGGVGVTPIRALLEDVTGHTVVIYRVAVDRDAVLYDELRDLALAKGAELHLVTGPVVPDRLAPRELARLVPDIADRDVFLCGPPGMMTAVLGSLGDLEVPGRQIHFERFSLAG; encoded by the coding sequence GTGACGACCCTCCAGACCCGTCCCGCGCCCCCCACGGCGATACGCCCCCGGCTCGTGGCCCGGACCGGGCTCTACACCCTGCTGGCCGCGAACGCGGCGGTGGTCGCCTGGTTCTTCGTCCAGGCCGGCTTCGCCTCGAACACGCTGATCGTGCTGGGCCGCCTCTGCGGCCTGTACGGCGCCCTGCTCATGGCCTTCCAGCTGCTCCTGGTGGCCCGGCTGCCCTGGCTGGACCGCCGGATCGGCATGGACCGGCTGACCGCCTGGCACCGCTGGACCGGCTTCGGCGTGCTGTGGACCCTGCTCACCCACGTCGTGTTCATCACCTTCGGCTACGCCCAGGCGTCCTCGATGGACCCGGTGAACCAGCTGGTGAACCTCGCCGAGACCACCGAGGGCGTGCTGCGGGCCGTCGTCGCGCTGTCGCTGATCGTCGTGATCGGCGCGGTGTCCGCCCGCTGGGCCCGCCGCCGGCTCGCCTACGAGACCTGGCACTTCATCCACCTGTACACCTACGTCGCGGTGGTCCTCGCCTTCACCCACCAGGTCGCGGCCGGTACGACCTTCACCTCCTCGCCCGCCGCGACGGCGTACTGGTACACGCTGTGGGGCGCGGCCCTCGGCGCGGTGGCGCTGGGCCGGCTGGTGCTGCCGCTGTGGCGCAACCTGCGGCACCAGCTGCGCGTCTCGGCGGTCGTGCCCGAAGCCGACGACGTGGTCTCCGTGTATGTCACCGGCCGCGACCTGGACCGGCTGCCCGCCCGCGCCGGCCAGTTCTTCCTGTGGCGGTTCCTCACCAAGGACCGCTGGTGGCAGGCCAACCCGTTCTCCCTGTCGGCCGCCCCCGACGGCCGCACCCTGCGCCTGACCGCCAAGGCCGCCGGTGCCGGCAGCGCCGCCCTACGGCACCTGAAGCCCGGCACGCGCGTCTTCGCCGAGGGCCCCTACGGCGCCTTCACGACCCTGCACCGCACCCGCCCGGACGCCGTCCTCATCGGCGGCGGCGTGGGCGTCACGCCGATCCGGGCGCTGCTGGAGGACGTGACGGGGCACACCGTGGTGATCTACCGGGTGGCCGTCGACCGGGACGCCGTCCTCTACGACGAGCTGCGCGACCTCGCCCTCGCCAAGGGTGCCGAACTGCACCTGGTGACCGGACCGGTCGTCCCCGACCGGCTCGCCCCGCGCGAACTGGCCCGGCTGGTCCCGGACATCGCCGACCGGGACGTCTTCCTGTGCGGGCCTCCCGGGATGATGACCGCCGTGCTGGGCAGCCTGGGCGACCTGGAGGTGCCGGGGCGGCAGATCCACTTCGAGCGTTTCAGCCTCGCGGGCTGA
- a CDS encoding PP2C family protein-serine/threonine phosphatase, with protein sequence MARWIPSRRRHLPADGEAVPPTTRATEAAEAAPAGDAAGARLTVLRDALAGIGTTLDEPTTCAELTRAAVRLAGGTAAVLRRTGQTISGYEEITGDADVLPDVRWATAVTREASTPALDAASVPWREYAGAPRTRAALCAPLTSGEDVYGALVWARSGEPLHPGEAELLSVLAERAASHIRHARAYEQVNRTAGDLQRALLAEPGRPHPNLDIAVRYLPAGRQTVVGGDWCETVRLHFGRTLLVVGDVMGHGLEAAVDMNAYRSSLRYIASADLPPHRVLRQMDEISAREADRRPATCLLASVDPGRRQVTLASAGHLPPLLIAPDGEATLLPLPVGPPLGTGLGGYESATHPLAVGETLVLFTDGLVERRGEDIDDSLARLAAVRFPTGDGLDEVLDTILGRLDARYAEDDVAVLAARPYSR encoded by the coding sequence ATGGCGCGCTGGATCCCGTCTCGTCGCCGGCACCTGCCCGCCGACGGCGAGGCGGTGCCACCGACGACGCGGGCCACGGAGGCCGCGGAGGCCGCGCCGGCCGGCGACGCCGCCGGTGCGCGGCTCACCGTGCTGCGTGACGCGCTGGCCGGGATCGGCACCACCCTCGACGAGCCCACCACCTGCGCCGAACTGACCCGGGCCGCCGTACGGCTCGCGGGCGGAACCGCCGCCGTACTGCGCCGCACCGGGCAGACGATCTCCGGCTACGAGGAGATCACCGGGGACGCCGATGTGCTGCCCGACGTCCGCTGGGCCACTGCGGTGACCCGCGAGGCGAGTACCCCGGCGCTCGACGCGGCGAGCGTGCCCTGGCGGGAGTACGCGGGCGCCCCTCGCACCCGGGCCGCCCTGTGCGCGCCGCTGACCAGCGGGGAGGACGTGTACGGCGCCCTGGTGTGGGCCCGCTCGGGAGAGCCGCTGCACCCCGGCGAGGCCGAGCTGCTCAGTGTGCTCGCCGAGCGCGCCGCCTCCCACATCCGGCATGCGCGCGCCTACGAACAGGTCAACCGCACCGCCGGCGATCTCCAGCGCGCCCTGCTCGCCGAGCCGGGACGACCGCACCCGAACCTCGACATCGCCGTCCGCTACCTCCCGGCCGGCCGGCAGACGGTGGTCGGCGGCGACTGGTGCGAGACCGTGCGGCTGCACTTCGGGCGGACCCTGCTGGTCGTCGGCGACGTCATGGGGCACGGCCTGGAGGCCGCCGTCGACATGAACGCCTACCGCTCCTCGCTGCGCTACATCGCCTCCGCCGATCTGCCCCCGCACCGGGTGCTGCGGCAGATGGACGAGATCTCCGCCCGCGAGGCCGACCGCCGGCCCGCGACCTGTCTGCTGGCCAGCGTCGACCCCGGCCGGCGCCAGGTCACGCTGGCCAGCGCCGGCCATCTGCCGCCGCTGCTCATCGCCCCGGACGGCGAGGCCACGCTGCTGCCCCTGCCGGTGGGGCCGCCGCTGGGCACGGGGCTCGGCGGGTACGAGTCGGCCACGCATCCGCTGGCCGTGGGGGAGACGCTGGTGCTGTTCACCGACGGGCTGGTGGAGCGGCGGGGGGAGGACATCGACGACTCGCTGGCCCGGCTGGCCGCCGTCCGCTTTCCCACGGGGGACGGGCTGGACGAGGTGCTGGACACCATCCTCGGGCGGCTGGACGCGCGGTACGCGGAGGACGATGTGGCTGTGCTCGCGGCGCGGCCGTACAGCCGGTGA